From Scatophagus argus isolate fScaArg1 chromosome 10, fScaArg1.pri, whole genome shotgun sequence, a single genomic window includes:
- the gclc gene encoding glutamate--cysteine ligase catalytic subunit, giving the protein MGLLSQGSPLNWEETKKYADHIRKHGIIQFLNIYNKVKERQKDVLKWGDEVEYMLVELDDKDEKVRLVLNGGDVLQTLQDQGEKINPNHPTLWRPEYGSYMIEGTPGQPYGGTMSEFNTVEGNMGKRRREASSVLNQNETLCTITSFPMLGCSGFTKPEYRPTPVEKGVSKSLFFPDEAINRHPRFSTLTRNIRHRRGEKVVINVPIFKDKCTPSPFVEEFPEDDGEAARAALPDHIYMDAMGFGMGNCCLQVTFQACSIDEARYLYDQLATFCPIVMALSAASPFYRGYVSDNDCRWGVISASVDDRTQEERGLKPLKNNKYRIFKSRYDSIDSYLSSCSEKYNDIDLTIDEEINKQLLDAGIDKLLAQHIAHLFIRDPLSVFEEKIHLDDENESDHFENLQSTNWQTMRFKPPPPNSDIGWRVEFRPMEVQLTDFENAAYVVFVVLLTRVILSYKLDFLIPLSKVDENMKVAQKRNAVQEGMFYFRKDIFKGCNPVLDGTASAQNGLEADGGNEEYTLMSIDTIINGKEGVFQGLIPILNCYLENMEVDVDTRCTILNYLKLIKKRASGELMTMAKWMREFVAKHPQYKQDSVITDKINYDLFRKCDRIAKGEEQCPELIGNPVNKFK; this is encoded by the exons ATGGGTTTGCTCTCACAGGGGTCTCCGCTGAATTGGGAAGAAACGAAGAAATATGCCGACCATATTAGAAAGCATGGCATCATTCAGTTTCTCAATATCTACAACAAGGTGAAGGAACGCCAGAAAGATGTATTGAAATGGGGCGATGAG GTTGAGTACATGTTGGTGGAATTGGATGACAAGGATGAAAAGGTTCGACTGGTCCTGAACGGCGGAGATGTTCTGCAAACTCTCCAAGACCAGGGGGAAAAGATAAACCCCAA CCACCCCACGCTTTGGAGGCCAGAGTACGGCAGCTACATGATTGAAGGCACGCCAGGGCAGCCGTACGGCGGGACCATGTCGGAGTTCAACACTGTGGAGGGCAACATGGGGAAGAGGCGACGAGAGGCCTCATCGGTCCTCAACCAGAATGAAACCCTGTGCACCATCACCTCATTTCCAAT GTTGGGTTGTTCAGGTTTCACCAAACCGGAGTACCGGCCGACCCCAGTCGAAAAGGGAGTGTCCAAGTCATTGTTTTTCCCAGATGAAGCCATCAACAGACATCCAAGATTCAG CACCCTTACCAGAAACATACGtcacagaagaggagagaaagtcGTGATTAACGTACCGA TCTTCAAAGACAAGTGCACTCCATCTCCATTCGTGGAGGAGTTTCCTGAAGACGATGGTGAAGCAGCGAGGGCAGCTCTGCCTGATCATATCTACATGGACGCCATGGGTTTTGGCATGGGCAACTGTTGTCTGCAG GTGACATTCCAAGCTTGTAGCATTGATGAGGCAAGATACCTTTATGACCAGCTGGCAACATTCTGCCCTATAGTG ATGGCGCTGAGTGCAGCCTCACCCTTCTACAGAGGCTATGTGTCAGATAACGATTGCCGCTGGGGAGTTATCTCCGCCTCGGTGGATGACAGGACACAGGAGGAACGCGGGCTCAAG ccactgaaaaacaacaaatacaggATCTTCAAGTCAAGATACGATTCAATCGACAGCTACCTGTCTAGCTGCAGCGAGAAGTACAACGACATTGATTTGACGATAGATGAGGAGATCAACAAGCAGCTGCTCGACGCAG GAATTGACAAGCTCCTGGCTCAACACATAGCTCACCTCTTCATCCGAGATCCGCTCTCCGTCTTTGAAGAGAAAATTCACTTGGATGATGAGAACGAGTCTGATCACTTCGAG AACCTGCAGTCGACCAACTGGCAGACGATGAGGTTCAAACCTCCGCCTCCAAACTCTGATATCGGCTGGAGAGTTGAGTTCCGCCCCATGGAG gtgCAGCTAACTGACTTTGAAAACGCTGCATACGTGGTCTTTGTCGTTCTGCTTACCAGAGTGATCTTGTCCTACAAGCTGGACTTTTTGATCCCCTTGTCAAAG gttgatgaaaacatgaaggTTGCACAAAAGAGGAACGCTGTCCAGGAGGGCATGTTTTATTTCCGAAAGGACATCTTCAAAG GCTGCAACCCCGTCCTTGATGGCACTGCCTCTGCTCAGAATGGCTTGGAGGCTGACGGTGGTAATGAGGAGTACACGCTGATGAGCATTGACACCATCATCAACGGAAAG GAGGGAGTATTCCAAGGCCTTATTCCGATTCTTAACTGCTATCTGGAAAACATGGAAGTTGATGTGGACACCAGGTGCACCATTCTGAATTACCTGAAACTCATCAAGAAACGTGCCTCAG GCGAACTGATGACCATGGCCAAGTGGATGAGGGAATTCGTTGCAAAGCACCCGCAGTATAAGCAGGACAGCGTCATAACTGACAAGATCAACTACGACCTGTTCAGAAAGTGCGACAGGATCGCGAAAGGCGAAGAGCAGTGCCCGGAGCTCATTGGAAACCCAGTTAACAAGTTCAAATGA